From a single Sphingomonas sp. OV641 genomic region:
- a CDS encoding thioesterase family protein, which produces MFTATFPLRFGHCDPAGIAFYPRYFELCDAAIEDWTAAVLGQDRRTLHLDLKLGLPTVSLQADFSKASRLGDQLAFAIRTRRIGNSSVDLDLTVTSDGETRFLARYTMVLIDLVTLQATSWPAPLRERLNKEVE; this is translated from the coding sequence ATGTTCACCGCCACCTTTCCCTTGCGCTTCGGCCATTGCGACCCTGCCGGTATCGCCTTCTATCCGCGCTATTTCGAGCTGTGCGATGCCGCGATCGAGGATTGGACGGCGGCGGTGCTCGGCCAGGATCGCCGGACGCTTCACCTCGATCTCAAACTTGGTCTGCCGACCGTCAGCCTCCAGGCCGATTTCAGCAAGGCGAGCCGGCTTGGCGATCAACTGGCCTTCGCCATCCGCACCCGCCGCATCGGCAACAGTTCGGTCGACCTTGATCTTACCGTCACCAGTGATGGCGAGACGCGCTTTCTCGCCCGCTACACGATGGTGCTGATCGACCTCGTCACCCTCCAGGCCACATCCTGGCCCGCTCCCTTGCGCGAGCGTCTCAACAAGGAAGTCGAATGA
- a CDS encoding RidA family protein, which translates to MTVHRHLLPPGWPRPRGYANGISASGRMVFTAGVVGWDETETFVADTLAGQFRQVLVNTLAILAEDGAGPEHIARMTWYVTSRDEYVASLADIGAAYRELIGKNFPAMAVVEVAALVEPAAKVEIETIAVVPAA; encoded by the coding sequence ATGACCGTCCATCGCCATCTCCTGCCCCCCGGCTGGCCGCGGCCGCGCGGCTATGCCAACGGCATTTCGGCCAGCGGCCGGATGGTCTTCACCGCCGGCGTCGTCGGCTGGGACGAGACGGAAACCTTCGTCGCCGACACGCTCGCCGGCCAGTTTCGCCAGGTGCTGGTCAATACGCTCGCGATCCTCGCCGAGGACGGCGCCGGCCCCGAGCATATCGCCCGCATGACCTGGTATGTCACCAGCCGTGACGAATATGTCGCGAGCCTCGCCGACATCGGTGCGGCCTATCGCGAGCTGATCGGCAAGAACTTCCCCGCCATGGCGGTGGTCGAGGTGGCGGCGCTGGTCGAACCCGCCGCGAAGGTCGAGATCGAGACCATCGCCGTCGTCCCCGCCGCTTGA